In Pseudoalteromonas nigrifaciens, the sequence AAAGTAACATTAGTACTTACTACGCAGCTAAGCACCTTATCTGTTGTTGCAAAAGCAACCGCGGTTAATACCTGGTGAGTATTGCCCGACAAGCGCTTTAATGTATGGGTAAAGTCATTTTCATCACAAGGCTTACCTAGCGATTGATTGTCAATAACCACTACGGTATCGCTGCCTAGCACTGGACGATCGGTATAACCAAGTGCTACACCCGACTGCGCCTTTAAACGCGCTAAGCGCTCTACATAATCATAAGGTAGTTCATTAGGGAGTTGGCTCTCGTCGGCATCAACACTAAACTGTGTAAATTCGATTCCTAGTTGCGTTAAAAGCTCTTTACGGCGAGGCGAGGCAGATGCCAAGTATACGGCGTTGGTCATTATCTGATCCTAAAATGTCTACGGTATTTACGCAGTAATAAAAACACCCATACCCAACTCAACATACCTGTAAGCACAGGCCATAAGTATTGCGGGCTAAAGTACACACCCAATAAAAAGTGATTTAGCCAAAACTGCATTAAGTGATAGAGAGTTAAAAATAAGCCAATTAATAAGCTTTGTTGCCATAGCGAAAAGTTACGGATTTTTTGAAAATTACTGGCGGTAACAAAAATACAGATTGAATAAGTAAGTGAATTAACCCCTAGCGGCGAACCAGAAGCTAAATCTATTAATAAGCCTACAATCCATGCGGTGCCTATATTTAAACGATGTGGCACAGCAAGTGACCAATACATTAATACCAATAGCACCCAGTCAGGACGAAAGGGCTCAAACGAAAACGGTAACGGCATCAAAGCCATTACTAACGCAAAAAAAATGCTCAGTGCAATTAACAACGAATAACGATTAATCATCGCTAACCTGCTCCTGTTGATTTCGCCACAGCACTACTAATAATCTAATACGATCTAGCTGCGCTATGGGTTCTGCATAAACTTGTGCAAACGGCTGGCCTTCATCGCGATTTATTTCAGTAACTACGGCAACTGGGTAGCCCTCCGGAAAGATGCCTCCAAGACCTGAGGTCACTAATACATCGCCAATACGTACATCTAGGCTATGCGGTACATGAGAGAGTTTAACAACATTAATTTTACCTATGCCTTCAACCACTGTACGCACATCGTTACGTAAAATACGTACCGGCGTAGCGTGGGTAGTGTCGGTCATTAATAACACGCGTGAGGTGGTTGAGCCTACTTTGGTAAGCTGCCCTACTACACCCATATCATCAATTACGGCTTGGCTTTCGCTAAGTCCATTGGTGGTTCCTCGGTTTATAACAACTTGATGGCTATACGGGTTTGAATGAACTGACAGTACTTGCGCAATAATTTTACGATTTGACGGTTTAGCCGATGAGCCTAATAAGGCGCGCAATTTTTGATTCTCTCTGCTCAAAAACTGGTACTGCTGTAGCTGCTCGCTTTGCAGCATTTGCTTTTTTTTCAGCGCTTCATTTTCGGTAAGTAATTGATCGCGGGTATGTAAGCTTTTTGCACCAAAGCTAAATACTTCGTAGGGTAAATTAGCCACATAAATTAATGGGCTAACCAGTGTATTTAAACTAGTACGAACGTTTGTTCCACCTTCGGTGTACTTATCGCCAATAATCAGTATGACACTCAAAAGCACTGCGACAAAGAGTCGCAGTTGCAAGGAAACGGTTTGTGCAAACATTGATTTCATTAGTCGTAACTAAATACATCACCGCCGTGCACGTCTATCATTTCAAGCGCTTTACCACCACCACGGGCAACACATGTAAGCGGATCATCAGCAACCACAACTGGAATACCAGTCTCTTCCATTAATAAACGATCTAAATCTTTTAGTAATGCACCACCACCGGTTAACACCATACCGTGCGCTGAAATATCTGACGCTAGCTCTGGCGGTGATTGCTCAAGGGCAACCATTACAGCACTAACAATTCCCATTAATGGCTCTTGTAGCGCTTCAAGAATTTCGTGCGAGTTTAATATAAATGAGCGCGGTACGCCTTCGGCTAAATTACGGCCACGCACTTCAATTTCGATTGGTTCATCGGTTTTAAAAGCAGAACCAATTTGATGCTTAATATTTTCAGCAGTAGCTTCGCCTATTAGGCTACCAAAGTTACGACGCACATAATTAATAATTGCCTCGTCAAACTTATCGCCACCAATACGTACCGACGAGGAGTAAACTACGCCGTTTAACGAAATAATAGCCACTTCGGTAGTACCGCCACCAATATCAACAACCATAGAACCTGTGGCTTCTGATACCGGTAAACCTGCACCAATTGCCGCAGCCATTGGCTCTTCAATTAAATACACTTCGCGAGCACCCGCTCCCATTGCAGATTCACGTATTGCACGTTTTTCTACTTGGGTTGCACCACAAGGCACACATATAAGTACACGTGGACTTGGACGCATAAAGTTATTGTTATGCACTTGCTTAATAAAATGCTGTAACATTTTTTCGGTAACATAAAAATCGGCAATTACGCCGTCTTTCATTGGTCGAATAGCTTTAATGTTACCAGGCGTACGGCCTAACATCTGCTTTGCTTCAGTACCTACTGAAGCAACGCTTTTAGGCCCACCAGCACGCTCTTGACGAATAGCAACCACTGATGGTTCGTTAAGTACTATGCCTTCTTCTTTTACATAAATGAGGGTATTGTCTGTACCCAAGTCGATCGATAGATCGTTTGAAAAAATACCACGGAGTTTTTTAAACATGAGGCTGGATGACCTTTGAAATACGTTCTTATTTAAGCTGCTTTCACTTTAATACGCTAATATAATGAGCGATATTAAGCACAGCTGCCTTTGTAATTTAGTTAAAAAAGGAAGCAAAGCTTCCTATTTATCGTTCGCGAACTAAGCGAAAACCTATGTAGTTAGCTCTAAAGTCGGGCGCTAATATTAATCGCGTTGAGGCACGTGCAAGGCTAGGCGCAAAATTCCACGCTCCACCTCTAACCGCAACATCCGACTCACCCGAGTTTTTGTTAGTCCATTCCCATACATTGCCTACGGTATCGTATAAACCAAATGCATTAGGAGAAAATGATCCTACCGGTGCAGCACTCTTGTTTGACCATTGACTACCACACCAGCCACAATTCGCTAAATTTTTACCAATATCGTTACCCCAAGGGTATTCTGTTTGACTACCTGCGCGTGCAGCGTATTCCCACTCAACCTCATTAGGTAAACGAAACTGTTGACCTGTTTGCCCTGACAACCAATCAGCATACGCTTTAGCGTCGCTATAAGTTAAACAAACAGCCGGAAAATCACTTGTTTGCTCAAACCCAGGATTACGCCAATTTAAATTAGCTTCCCATACGGGTTCGCCATTTAAATAATAGGCGCAGCCTTTACCTTGCTCGGCTTGGGTTTTGTAGCCTGTATTAGCAGCAAACTGCTCATACTCACCTACTGTCACTTCTTTGCTTTGCATAGCAAAAGAGTTGGCAATTACTTTTTCAACAACTGGGCGCTCATTGGCTAAACCATTGCCATTAATATCGCCCATTTTAAATTTACCTGCCGGAATAACAACTACTGAAGTTTTTACATTAGCGTTTAATACGCTGATGTTGTCACTCACTTTACGAGTTGTTTGCTCAGGTTGCTCACGCGTGTATGTCGGTGCAGCAATCGACTCTGGCTTTTTTACTAAGTTGGCATGCACGGTTTGTGCTTTATTTAAATCAACACGTACCTGATAAGGTTTATAACCAAGCTTGCGCACTTCAATATTGTGCACACCTCGCGGTAAGCGGGTTACTAAGCGGGTTGAGCCAAAGCTAACCCCATCAATAAACACTTCGTCGTCGTATACGTTTGAGCGTAGCGTTAATTCTACTGCTTGGTTTTTATCGTTATTAGCAATAACCGAGCTGTTTGTTACCATAGGCTTTACTGCATAATCACGCACTGGTTGCTCGTTTAAACGAGCCGCCGAAACGTTGCCATTATCCGCGTGCTTACTGAATGTTAACTGACTATCTGAAAAAGTTGTGCTGTAAGTAGGCTGATATGTTGCCGCCATGGGCGTGCCGTACTCAGAGCAGTAGCGGTTATCAATGCTTAATAAGTTACATAAACGGCTACTGTTAACTTCACCACGCATAGTAACGCTTAAATTAACGTTATAATTGCCTTGGCCACTAAATGCACTTTTTACCACATGACTACTTAAAATTTGTACCTGAGCACCGGCCAAATTACGTTTGGGTTCAACTAAACGCTCTTCAGTTAAGTTAGCAAATATTTGGTCAACAAAACGCTTAGTCGCTTTTTGTAACCCCATTTGCTGTCCGCGTTGCTCACACGCTGCAAGTGTTTCGGTACGCTTACAATTAATTGTGTGATTAACCTCTAACGTGCCTTCGCGGGTAAATTCGTTACGTAAACGCTCTACTCTGGCGGTAGTTAACTGCTCTTTTAAGCTCTCTAAAGTGTTTAAAAGCGTGTGTTTAGCCACACGAATTTGCTCAATGTCTTTACGGTGGGATGCAATTGCCGCCAACTGCATAGAAATATCATCTTTATTTTGCTTGTGATCGGCCACAGCTTTTTGATAACGCGCCTGAGCAGCGGTTATATCAATGCTAGGATCATCAATTAAACGACGGTACATTTCATTCATCGCGTCGAGTGCTTGGTTTTTTTCTTTATCTAACTCGGTTGAACGTGAACGCAAAAGTTGCAACTGGGTTTGCAGTTGGCTTTCTTCTTTTAAATGTTTATCAAGTATTGTTGTAGATTTGTCATAGTCGATCTGTTTTGTACTAATCTCAGATTCAATTCCAGTTACTGTTGCTGTGTCTTGTGCAAATGCACTACTAGCCAACAAACTAGCTGAAATTAACAGAGATAAAGGAGTAATTCGCATATATTCAGTCCCAAAAAGCGGCAATTATTTGGTCGTTATTATTTTTCTAAAATAAAGCCTTATGCTATGTACTTGAAGCACAAAACACAAGCTTTGTTCAATTATTATCTAAGTTTACAACTATTCACGTGTTTCACGCCAGTAAATAACCCGATCATTCCCTCGAAAGTGGCCAAATTGTAAAATAGCATAAGGATTCAGCTGAGATTGGTCACCTTGCCAATCCCATTTTAGCCAGTCATAGGTATTATATTCTAAAGTGAATGTTCCTGAGCCATTAGGCTTTGCATAAATACCGTTATTTACTGGATATCCTCCCGCCTCTAACTTCCCTGCTGCACCATTACCATACTCATATGTTAATACTGGGCTAGCTGGCAATACTTGGCTTAATTTAGGGTGTTGAAATACACTACAGTTGTCATTGCTGTTTACTACAAACCCATTGCCATCCCAATATTGAGACTCCATGGGGATGAGTAATCGATCTAAATCTGAGCCTGCATTATTACCTAACACTAAGCGGCCAAACCTAAACTCAATAGGCACACTGTTTAGTCGTACGCTGTTGCAATTAGTGCTACAGGTTACCTGTGTATTAGGGCTGTCGTTTGCATCAATTAATGTAGCGCGCTCAATATTTGTAAGTGTGGCCATTAAATTAACCATAGCAAATGGGCCATCGGGTTGATCAACTCCTAGCCTTTTTAAGGTAACATTGCTTTGATTCATCTGCCATTGCCCGTCATTGGTATCGCCCCAATTGTTTTCACCTAAATTAACTAGGCGACTGGCAAAGCTACTTGCTGGCACGTAATTACCCGCTTCATTATTTTCAGCACCAACTTGCACTACCGACTTATCAAACCCAGCCCTGTAATTACTCATTAGCTGATTATTTTGGTTTTGTGCTTGCACTGTAAAGCCAAGTTCAAATGGCTGTTCGAGGTAGGTTAAATTACTCCCATAATCAGTACACTGGGCCGCAGCTTGCACTCCTATTATTTTAAATTGCGATGGCGCAAAACGGCCTACATTATAAAGCTCGCCTTTAACATCACCCGCACCAAAGTAATCGCCATCGTTTAGCCCAGCAATTAAATCAATAATCCCTACTTGGTCATAACTATATTGTGAAATTGACTCACTTAAACTACCTGTATCTTTAAATGCAACAGTATTGACGACTGCAAGTGTTCCAGAAATACCTGCTATGGGCAGCTTTAATTGCGCTGTTACTAAAGGTTGCTCATTAATAAAATGTTTAGCAATAGGGTTGTTAGTAATCTCACTGTAGTTATCGGGGTAGCCATCATTGTTGTTATCTTGACCTTCACGCCATTGCACCGCATTCATTTTTAAATCAAATGTCTCTCCGGTTAATTTAAACAAGCTACCCGCGGCATCTGTTGCAAACCCATCATTGGGTAAGCTCATAGCCAAGCCAAAAGGTTTTACTACATACTCGTTAGAGCTACCGGTTAAATTAACCGACAAGTTAGTAATCGGATCCAGTATTAAATTAGTTTTAGCATTAAGGCTAAGCTGTGCTGCATCGGGGTAATTTATTACTATTTGCGCTTTAGACTCATCATCAAACTGTAATGGCACTGATTTATAACTTTGTTCAATCGCGTATACTTTATTATTATTGCTAAGCTGCACTGGATCAGAGCAACTTACTCCTGCGCTACAGGTATAGGCTAAATCTAAAGCAACTTCTGCCCCCACAGGAAACGCTGCTTCACACGCCCCCGTGGCGGTATTCGTTTTTACAGCTTGAATTGCTAATGCTTTTGCATTAAATCCTGTATTTGAAGGTTTACCTGATAGTTGGGTAGGAATTGTTGTATTGTTATCGCTTTCATTTTTAAAAATAAAACCCGCGTCCGAAAACACCACTTTACAGCCACTTAAACCAACATTTTTACCGCCAATATAACAACGTAACGGCGCAGATGGATCTGCTGTGTTATAACCAATTGTGGCACTGCCAGTGGTACGTTTTGCAAACTGTATATTAGTAGTACCAGTAAAGCTGATGTTCTCACCGGTTACCCAGCTCTGCTTACCACTATTATCTGGCGATAAATTTAAGCTTGATGGCTGATCAAACAAAACATCGCAAGTATCATTTGCGCAGGCGGTTAAAGCCATATCTTTAGCTTGGCAAGTCAGTCCTTGGTTATCACTCATTGATATTCGATAATGATCTAGCAATATAGGTTTATAAATACCACAAAAGCCTGGAATATTATCTGGTACTGATATGGCATCGAAAGTAGAGCTACCCTCGGTAATAATTTGTGTGCCTGAGGTAATAGAGCCTTCGTATGTTACATTTTGCGCTATTCTTACCTCGCCGGTAGCAACAATATAAGCAGCTATATTGGCATTGGCGGCAATCGCAATTGCACCATCAACATAAATAGCAAGATACGCTCCCGAATCTACTACTATATTGGTTTTACCTATATTTAAAAATGAGGTTGAGAGTAACGAACTCGTGTTTTTTAAAAAAATACGCGTAGGAGCCGTTACTCTGTATTGATCCTCCAGCATAGCAAGCTGCAACTCATCATAAAAATAATCTCCTGCTAAAGAGGCTGGTACTGGTGCCACAGAGCTTCCATCGTTAGCCACTGTAGGTACTTGAGCTGCCTGGCTAGGTGTTAAAGAGTTATTGCCACTTGCTAAACAAGCTTGAGCGTTACATAACGCAGGATCAGTTAGTGCCAAAGACGTTAAATTAGTAGTCGTAATAAATTGCGCGTTATTGTCCGTTACTTTAACGCCTTGGACTAACTGCACCAAACCATCATTATAAGTAGATAGCGCGCCTGGAAATAAGGTGTCACAACTTAAAATTTCGCCGCTAGAAACAAACGAACTAGTCATGGCTAAAATAGATACTTCTTCTTTAGGGTGAGAGCGCTCATTATCGCCATCTCGGTCTTCATCGACCACCAACCCGACTCGGTTAGCTCTTAAGTTACAACTTCGCAACCAGCCACCATCGTCCCCTACACGCGAGTTTTTACTTGCAACAACTAAAGGCGATTGCGAATAACGATTAATAAAATTAAAATAATTACATCCATCGTTCCAACCATCTACAGCAAAACCAGTAAAAAAGCTCTCCCAAATAACTTCCACGTCATTATCATCTGTGAATAAGCGATTAGCCCCGGGCTCTACCGCTAAATATGCTACTTTTTCGCTTTTAATTATACCGAATGCCGTTTCAGAAGCTTCTAGCGCAATATTTACTCCGCTGGTAGATAACGAGGCTGTTTCTACCGCAATAGTTAAAAAGGGCACCAAAGCTTGTGCTGGAGGGTTACTATCTAAACTATTAAGCGTTTGTAGTGAATGAAATAAATTTGGCCGCTGGGTAAACGAATGGGAAAAAGTAAGCGGCTTATAGCCCTTTGGAGTAAATGGAGAAAAACCAGATTTGGCACCATATTGTACCTCTAGCTGTAAATCGGTGCTCCCTACTTCCATAATGGTGCCGTCGGGGAACTCATGAACCCCGTATTACACCGCTAAATAATGTGCGCCCATATTAATATGCGCACCATCCTCACCGGAGGGCTCCAAAGGAAGCGCTTCAAACCCGGTAGTGGTGATATTTTTAACTCGAATAATTGCTGGGTTACCACCTTGGTTAGTTGAAAGCATAAAAACAGCTGGAGGAGTTATATATTGCTGCTGGAAATTAACCTTTGTCCATACCGGTGATGTGTAGGTATTTTGTAATTCAATAAAACGCCCTTCAATTTTAGGTGCTGCAGCATTGCTGTTATTACTAAATAAAAATGCTGCTAAGCATATAAGCACGAGAGTATTTTTTATCATGGTAACGTTTTAGCCTCTACACTTAATGTGCGTTGCGTTTGCCAGTAATCTTTTCTACATGCATCCCCCAATGGGCAATCAATTGGCGCACAAGTAGCACTACTTTGTAAATAATAAATATTAACCGTTCCCGAGCGCGCACTGCTATCGGGTAAATCCAGGTACTCTGTACAGCTAATAGATACATCACAAAACGATAAGTAATTTGTTTTAAAGGTTCGGCTTGTAGTAACTAAGGCACAATTTTGTGCAGCGCTATTAAGCGGAAATAATTCGGTTAAACCGCTTTCTAAACCACTTTGTGCCGCCATATATGCTCGCGCGCCATAATATTCTATAGTATTTTGCTGCGCGGCCCCGCTCAGCACTTTAACTAATGCTAAGCCAAGTGCTAATAAGGCAACAATAATCACTAAACACACAACAATTAAATTACCTTGTTGCTTTGTGGGTGAGCGGGTAATTTGCTGATAATTATTAAGGTACATTTGGCACATGCACCTCATGGTTAAAGTTCATTACCTCGGCTTCATTAAAGCGCATTTGTGCATTAACATTAAGTACAGCATTTCGCTGTAAGGCCACCGGCTCTATGGTAAAAAACAAGTTGCTTGCTAGGTTATTTGCAATATAAATCCCCAATAAATCTCGCTTAACACCGGGGGTTACTTGTAAGCTAGGCGCATCTGACTGGGCGCTATTAAAAGCATAATTTGTATAGCGATATAAAAACCGCCCTTCTACGCAAAAACTAACTGGTTCAGCTAATAAATATAATCGCTTACTGGGTGATTCTGCTGCAAATGCTTTACTAAATTGCCACTGATCAATAGCATTTCCTGCCGTGTTATTAAATGCTAAAACTTGTAAGCGTTTATGATTGTTTTCGTTATATATATCATCGCTATTTAATGGATAAACTGCTGCCCAGTTACCCGCTTGCGGTTTAGTTAAGTTATTAAGCTCAAAATCAACTGCGGTAATATTAAACGGGGCTGTAGTCGGTAAATAATTAGTATAATGAGTAGCTGATAAAAAGGGGTAAATTCAAGGCACTGATGAGTATTACACGCCCCTTTACTGTCGTTATCACAGCTTAACCTAAGTGAATTAGGTGTTGCATGGCGTAGCTCTTTACTAATGCGTGTTATTAAAAACCGCGCTTGCGCTACTGCTTCTTGACGCTCCACGCCTTGAGCGTAAATACTTACACCTGCGCCAATAAACGAAAATGCACTAACGGCTAAAATACCTAAAATTACCATTACCAGTAATAGCTCAATTAAGGTAAATGCGTATTGTCGCGTTATGCTATGCATTAATAATTCCCTTTATAAGCACTAAAGCCGTATACCTCACCCAGAGGTGAAGTAACCTCTATAGTAATGCGCTTAAAAGTGCTGCCATCATTACTAGTGGCATCATTAAAATCACTGTCGTACTGCACTTTAACAACCAAACTAAAGCCACTATATTGCGGTAATAAAACACCTAAACTATTGGTTATTGGTTGCCCCGTAAGTGCTATATAGTCGTCAACATCGTTATAACTGGTACGTGTTTCTGAATTATCTGGGCCTAAGTCTGCCGCTGCGGTACAAGCCTTTGCGCCCAAAGATATTTCGCCGCAACGCCTAAAAGGAGCGCTTCGCTCACTGTACTGATCAAACGATTTACTTTGAATTTCGTTCATGAGTGATTGCCCAAACTCCGAAGCACGTAATGCCACAATAGGCTCAGCACTTTTTTGAGCTTGAGGCGCAATAAGTGCAGTAATAATACTCAGCGCAATTGCAAACATCACAATACCAACAATTAACTCTATTAAGGTAAAGCCCTTATGTTTAAGGGCAGGCATAAATAAGCCCTTCACCGCTAATGCATACCGCGGCTAACCCTATATCTATTCGACATTGCGTTGTGCAGTTTTGATCAACCCTGCCAAGGGGATCAAAGTTAACTTGGGTAAACACATTACCGTTACTGTCTAATGCGTTAAAGGTAATATCACTTCTTTGGCTATTAATTTGTATTACTAGGTGCTCACTGTTGTTTATATCAGCCCCTCCTGAGCAGGTATCGGGTGTTGGTCCTGCAATTAACCTAGCGGTAACGTAAAGCTTATGACAGCTTGTGGTCGCTGTATTTTGCATGGCACGTAACTGCACTGTTCGCAGTGCATTTAATGTGCGGTCTCGATACGAGTACGCATCCTCGGTTGAACTACCTAAAAATTTGGGAACTGCCGTTACCGGCAGTATTCCCAAAATAATTAAAGTAATAATTAATTCAACGAGGGTAAAACCGCGCTGCTGCTTACCACTGCTGATCATTTATGTAATTAACAGCCATCTGTCACTAAAGTAACTACAGGCGCTGTAACAACTGTTTTAATTGGTGCTGTTGTTGTAACTGCAGCTGTTGCTTGAGTGTATTCAATGCGACAATCATCAGCTTGCACATAACTATTTGGGAAAATAATCACTTTATTGTCAGCTGTAATTTCAACAAGATTAAAATCGGCAGTGTTATCAGCCGCAAATTTTACATCTAAAAATGCTTCAAACGCTGCCTGTGTCGCTGCAGGGTAACCGTATACAGTTGCTACATCTCCAGTATCTACTGCAACAGTTGCTGTCGCTTCTTTTTGCTCACTGGCAATAATCGACTTACCGTTAACTATATTCATGCCACTGCGAATTGATCCCTGTAGTCCTTCTAGCGT encodes:
- a CDS encoding Maf family protein; protein product: MTNAVYLASASPRRKELLTQLGIEFTQFSVDADESQLPNELPYDYVERLARLKAQSGVALGYTDRPVLGSDTVVVIDNQSLGKPCDENDFTHTLKRLSGNTHQVLTAVAFATTDKVLSCVVSTNVTFKTLSDDEIHTYWQSGEPQDKAGGYGIQGLGGRFVTHISGSYFAVVGLPLYETEQLLQTFLRG
- the mreD gene encoding rod shape-determining protein MreD codes for the protein MINRYSLLIALSIFFALVMALMPLPFSFEPFRPDWVLLVLMYWSLAVPHRLNIGTAWIVGLLIDLASGSPLGVNSLTYSICIFVTASNFQKIRNFSLWQQSLLIGLFLTLYHLMQFWLNHFLLGVYFSPQYLWPVLTGMLSWVWVFLLLRKYRRHFRIR
- the mreC gene encoding rod shape-determining protein MreC gives rise to the protein MKSMFAQTVSLQLRLFVAVLLSVILIIGDKYTEGGTNVRTSLNTLVSPLIYVANLPYEVFSFGAKSLHTRDQLLTENEALKKKQMLQSEQLQQYQFLSRENQKLRALLGSSAKPSNRKIIAQVLSVHSNPYSHQVVINRGTTNGLSESQAVIDDMGVVGQLTKVGSTTSRVLLMTDTTHATPVRILRNDVRTVVEGIGKINVVKLSHVPHSLDVRIGDVLVTSGLGGIFPEGYPVAVVTEINRDEGQPFAQVYAEPIAQLDRIRLLVVLWRNQQEQVSDD
- a CDS encoding rod shape-determining protein, encoding MFKKLRGIFSNDLSIDLGTDNTLIYVKEEGIVLNEPSVVAIRQERAGGPKSVASVGTEAKQMLGRTPGNIKAIRPMKDGVIADFYVTEKMLQHFIKQVHNNNFMRPSPRVLICVPCGATQVEKRAIRESAMGAGAREVYLIEEPMAAAIGAGLPVSEATGSMVVDIGGGTTEVAIISLNGVVYSSSVRIGGDKFDEAIINYVRRNFGSLIGEATAENIKHQIGSAFKTDEPIEIEVRGRNLAEGVPRSFILNSHEILEALQEPLMGIVSAVMVALEQSPPELASDISAHGMVLTGGGALLKDLDRLLMEETGIPVVVADDPLTCVARGGGKALEMIDVHGGDVFSYD
- a CDS encoding SUMF1/EgtB/PvdO family nonheme iron enzyme, which encodes MRITPLSLLISASLLASSAFAQDTATVTGIESEISTKQIDYDKSTTILDKHLKEESQLQTQLQLLRSRSTELDKEKNQALDAMNEMYRRLIDDPSIDITAAQARYQKAVADHKQNKDDISMQLAAIASHRKDIEQIRVAKHTLLNTLESLKEQLTTARVERLRNEFTREGTLEVNHTINCKRTETLAACEQRGQQMGLQKATKRFVDQIFANLTEERLVEPKRNLAGAQVQILSSHVVKSAFSGQGNYNVNLSVTMRGEVNSSRLCNLLSIDNRYCSEYGTPMAATYQPTYSTTFSDSQLTFSKHADNGNVSAARLNEQPVRDYAVKPMVTNSSVIANNDKNQAVELTLRSNVYDDEVFIDGVSFGSTRLVTRLPRGVHNIEVRKLGYKPYQVRVDLNKAQTVHANLVKKPESIAAPTYTREQPEQTTRKVSDNISVLNANVKTSVVVIPAGKFKMGDINGNGLANERPVVEKVIANSFAMQSKEVTVGEYEQFAANTGYKTQAEQGKGCAYYLNGEPVWEANLNWRNPGFEQTSDFPAVCLTYSDAKAYADWLSGQTGQQFRLPNEVEWEYAARAGSQTEYPWGNDIGKNLANCGWCGSQWSNKSAAPVGSFSPNAFGLYDTVGNVWEWTNKNSGESDVAVRGGAWNFAPSLARASTRLILAPDFRANYIGFRLVRER
- a CDS encoding DUF6701 domain-containing protein, which codes for MEVGSTDLQLEVQYGAKSGFSPFTPKGYKPLTFSHSFTQRPNLFHSLQTLNSLDSNPPAQALVPFLTIAVETASLSTSGVNIALEASETAFGIIKSEKVAYLAVEPGANRLFTDDNDVEVIWESFFTGFAVDGWNDGCNYFNFINRYSQSPLVVASKNSRVGDDGGWLRSCNLRANRVGLVVDEDRDGDNERSHPKEEVSILAMTSSFVSSGEILSCDTLFPGALSTYNDGLVQLVQGVKVTDNNAQFITTTNLTSLALTDPALCNAQACLASGNNSLTPSQAAQVPTVANDGSSVAPVPASLAGDYFYDELQLAMLEDQYRVTAPTRIFLKNTSSLLSTSFLNIGKTNIVVDSGAYLAIYVDGAIAIAANANIAAYIVATGEVRIAQNVTYEGSITSGTQIITEGSSTFDAISVPDNIPGFCGIYKPILLDHYRISMSDNQGLTCQAKDMALTACANDTCDVLFDQPSSLNLSPDNSGKQSWVTGENISFTGTTNIQFAKRTTGSATIGYNTADPSAPLRCYIGGKNVGLSGCKVVFSDAGFIFKNESDNNTTIPTQLSGKPSNTGFNAKALAIQAVKTNTATGACEAAFPVGAEVALDLAYTCSAGVSCSDPVQLSNNNKVYAIEQSYKSVPLQFDDESKAQIVINYPDAAQLSLNAKTNLILDPITNLSVNLTGSSNEYVVKPFGLAMSLPNDGFATDAAGSLFKLTGETFDLKMNAVQWREGQDNNNDGYPDNYSEITNNPIAKHFINEQPLVTAQLKLPIAGISGTLAVVNTVAFKDTGSLSESISQYSYDQVGIIDLIAGLNDGDYFGAGDVKGELYNVGRFAPSQFKIIGVQAAAQCTDYGSNLTYLEQPFELGFTVQAQNQNNQLMSNYRAGFDKSVVQVGAENNEAGNYVPASSFASRLVNLGENNWGDTNDGQWQMNQSNVTLKRLGVDQPDGPFAMVNLMATLTNIERATLIDANDSPNTQVTCSTNCNSVRLNSVPIEFRFGRLVLGNNAGSDLDRLLIPMESQYWDGNGFVVNSNDNCSVFQHPKLSQVLPASPVLTYEYGNGAAGKLEAGGYPVNNGIYAKPNGSGTFTLEYNTYDWLKWDWQGDQSQLNPYAILQFGHFRGNDRVIYWRETRE
- a CDS encoding H-type lectin domain-containing protein, coding for MIKNTLVLICLAAFLFSNNSNAAAPKIEGRFIELQNTYTSPVWTKVNFQQQYITPPAVFMLSTNQGGNPAIIRVKNITTTGFEALPLEPSGEDGAHINMGAHYLAV
- a CDS encoding agglutinin biogenesis protein MshP, coding for MYLNNYQQITRSPTKQQGNLIVVCLVIIVALLALGLALVKVLSGAAQQNTIEYYGARAYMAAQSGLESGLTELFPLNSAAQNCALVTTSRTFKTNYLSFCDVSISCTEYLDLPDSSARSGTVNIYYLQSSATCAPIDCPLGDACRKDYWQTQRTLSVEAKTLP
- a CDS encoding PulJ/GspJ family protein produces the protein MHSITRQYAFTLIELLLVMVILGILAVSAFSFIGAGVSIYAQGVERQEAVAQARFLITRISKELRHATPNSLRLSCDNDSKGACNTHQCLEFTPFYQLLIILIIYRLQPRLILPQLILSLIT
- a CDS encoding prepilin-type N-terminal cleavage/methylation domain-containing protein — protein: MPALKHKGFTLIELIVGIVMFAIALSIITALIAPQAQKSAEPIVALRASEFGQSLMNEIQSKSFDQYSERSAPFRRCGEISLGAKACTAAADLGPDNSETRTSYNDVDDYIALTGQPITNSLGVLLPQYSGFSLVVKVQYDSDFNDATSNDGSTFKRITIEVTSPLGEVYGFSAYKGNY
- a CDS encoding prepilin-type N-terminal cleavage/methylation domain-containing protein; the encoded protein is MISSGKQQRGFTLVELIITLIILGILPVTAVPKFLGSSTEDAYSYRDRTLNALRTVQLRAMQNTATTSCHKLYVTARLIAGPTPDTCSGGADINNSEHLVIQINSQRSDITFNALDSNGNVFTQVNFDPLGRVDQNCTTQCRIDIGLAAVCISGEGLIYACP
- a CDS encoding prepilin-type N-terminal cleavage/methylation domain-containing protein, yielding MKTQSLKNQPLNKQAGFTLVELIIVIVILGILAVVAAPRFLNLQGDANASTLEGLQGSIRSGMNIVNGKSIIASEQKEATATVAVDTGDVATVYGYPAATQAAFEAFLDVKFAADNTADFNLVEITADNKVIIFPNSYVQADDCRIEYTQATAAVTTTAPIKTVVTAPVVTLVTDGC